Proteins encoded by one window of Simiduia curdlanivorans:
- the sdhA gene encoding succinate dehydrogenase flavoprotein subunit: MSTMRTISFDGIVIGGGGAGMRAALQLAQSGYKTAVITKVFPTRSHTVSAQGGITCAIASDDPQDDWRWHMYDTVKGSDYIGDQDAIEYMCSVGPEAVYELEHMGLPFSRTEEGRIYQRPFGGQSKDFGKGGQAARTCAAADRTGHALLHTLYQNNIKNNTVFLNEWFAVDLVKNADGAVVGVIAMNIEDGEVVYVKSRATVFATGGAGRIYASTTNAHINTGDGIGMALRAGFPVQDIEFWQFHPTGIAGAGVLVTEGCRGEGGYLINKHGERFMERYAPNAKDLASRDVVARSMVLEILAGNGCGPDGDHVLLKLDHLGEEVLESRLPGICELSRTFAHADPVKEPVPVVPTCHYMMGGIPTNVHGQALTMKDGKDAIIEGFYACGEAACVSVHGANRLGGNSLLDLVVFGRASGLFIEKALREGVEHTAATDADIERAMARLNRINTSTSTETAPALRKELQTIMQNHFGVFRNGEFMKEGIKKLAELRPRIENVGITDKSNAFNTARIEALELQNLLEVAEATAIAAEERKESRGAHAREDFEDRDDVNWLCHSMFFPTEKKVEKRGVNFTPKTMEAFEPKARTY; this comes from the coding sequence ATGTCTACTATGCGTACGATTTCATTTGACGGTATCGTCATCGGTGGCGGTGGCGCAGGTATGCGCGCAGCCCTGCAACTTGCACAATCCGGTTACAAAACCGCGGTAATTACCAAAGTATTCCCCACCCGTTCACACACAGTCTCGGCCCAAGGTGGTATCACCTGTGCGATTGCCAGCGACGACCCGCAGGACGATTGGCGCTGGCACATGTACGATACCGTTAAAGGCTCCGATTACATCGGCGACCAAGACGCTATCGAATATATGTGTTCCGTTGGCCCAGAAGCCGTGTATGAATTAGAGCACATGGGTCTGCCCTTCTCGCGCACCGAGGAAGGCCGCATCTATCAACGCCCCTTCGGCGGTCAATCTAAAGATTTCGGCAAGGGCGGCCAAGCGGCTCGCACCTGTGCCGCAGCCGACCGCACCGGCCACGCTTTGCTTCACACCCTGTACCAAAACAACATCAAAAATAACACCGTGTTCTTAAACGAGTGGTTTGCTGTTGATCTGGTGAAAAATGCCGACGGCGCCGTCGTTGGTGTTATCGCCATGAATATCGAAGACGGCGAAGTGGTCTACGTTAAGTCCCGCGCCACCGTGTTCGCCACTGGCGGTGCTGGCCGTATTTACGCCTCAACCACTAACGCACACATCAATACCGGCGACGGCATTGGCATGGCGCTGCGCGCAGGCTTCCCGGTGCAAGACATCGAGTTCTGGCAGTTCCACCCCACCGGTATCGCCGGCGCTGGTGTACTGGTAACAGAAGGTTGTCGCGGTGAAGGTGGTTACCTGATTAACAAGCACGGCGAGCGTTTCATGGAGCGCTATGCGCCGAACGCGAAAGATCTTGCCTCGCGCGACGTTGTTGCCCGCTCTATGGTATTGGAAATTTTAGCTGGCAACGGCTGTGGCCCAGATGGCGACCACGTGTTGCTGAAGCTCGATCACTTAGGTGAAGAAGTTCTGGAAAGCCGCTTACCGGGCATTTGTGAGCTATCGCGCACCTTCGCCCACGCCGACCCAGTCAAAGAGCCGGTGCCCGTGGTGCCAACCTGTCACTACATGATGGGCGGTATTCCCACCAACGTTCACGGCCAAGCACTGACCATGAAAGACGGCAAAGATGCCATCATCGAAGGTTTCTATGCCTGCGGAGAAGCCGCTTGTGTATCGGTACATGGTGCCAATCGCCTAGGTGGTAACTCACTGCTAGACTTGGTTGTTTTCGGTCGCGCCTCTGGCTTATTCATTGAGAAAGCCCTGCGCGAAGGTGTCGAGCATACAGCCGCTACCGATGCTGACATCGAGCGCGCCATGGCCCGCTTAAATCGCATTAACACATCGACCAGCACCGAAACCGCACCAGCCCTGCGCAAAGAGCTGCAAACCATCATGCAGAACCATTTCGGTGTATTCCGCAATGGCGAGTTCATGAAAGAAGGCATCAAGAAGCTGGCAGAACTGCGCCCGCGCATTGAAAATGTTGGCATCACCGACAAGAGCAATGCCTTTAATACCGCGCGTATTGAAGCACTGGAACTGCAAAACTTGCTGGAAGTTGCCGAAGCAACGGCGATCGCCGCTGAAGAGCGCAAAGAATCTCGTGGTGCCCATGCTCGGGAAGACTTTGAAGATCGCGACGATGTGAACTGGTTGTGCCACTCCATGTTCTTCCCGACCGAGAAAAAAGTTGAGAAGCGCGGCGTAAACTTCACGCCAAAAACCATGGAAGCATTCGAGCCTAAGGCTCGTACTTACTAA
- the sdhD gene encoding succinate dehydrogenase, hydrophobic membrane anchor protein, which translates to MVTAVTSFGRSGLYDWLIQRISAVVMAAYTIFLAGFIACTPDLTFELWQGLFNQLWMRIFTLATLLSIAAHAWIGLWAVLTDYLTNQLMGTKATILRLLAQMGLGVITLTYLVWGIEILWGL; encoded by the coding sequence ATGGTAACCGCCGTAACTAGCTTTGGGCGCAGCGGTCTCTACGACTGGCTGATCCAGCGCATCAGCGCCGTGGTCATGGCCGCCTACACAATTTTTCTCGCAGGCTTCATTGCGTGCACGCCAGATTTAACCTTCGAGCTGTGGCAAGGGCTGTTCAATCAGCTGTGGATGCGCATCTTCACCCTAGCAACCCTCCTATCTATTGCTGCGCACGCCTGGATTGGTTTGTGGGCCGTGTTAACGGACTATCTCACCAACCAATTAATGGGTACCAAAGCGACCATCTTGCGCCTGCTGGCGCAAATGGGCTTAGGCGTGATCACCCTGACCTATCTGGTTTGGGGCATCGAAATTCTCTGGGGACTTTAA
- the sdhC gene encoding succinate dehydrogenase, cytochrome b556 subunit, whose product MNKNRPVNLDISTIHLPITAYVSILHRMSGVVLFAGVAVLLWILEASLTSEASFAELKEHFQSPLCQFVLWATLAALAYHMVAGIRHLIMDAGVGESLEGGRIGAKIALVVAAVIIAALGVWIW is encoded by the coding sequence GTGAACAAAAACAGACCGGTCAATCTCGACATCTCCACCATCCATCTTCCTATTACTGCTTATGTTTCTATTCTTCACCGCATGTCTGGTGTTGTCCTGTTCGCAGGCGTAGCCGTTCTATTGTGGATTCTAGAAGCAAGCCTGACCTCTGAGGCCAGCTTCGCAGAGTTGAAAGAGCACTTCCAAAGCCCGCTTTGCCAATTTGTCCTGTGGGCTACTTTAGCCGCGCTTGCGTATCACATGGTGGCAGGCATTCGTCATCTGATTATGGATGCCGGTGTTGGCGAGAGCTTAGAAGGTGGCCGGATCGGCGCGAAAATCGCGTTGGTAGTTGCCGCCGTTATTATTGCAGCATTAGGAGTATGGATATGGTAA